One window of Dermatophagoides farinae isolate YC_2012a unplaced genomic scaffold, ASM2471394v1 contig1, whole genome shotgun sequence genomic DNA carries:
- the LOC142597890 gene encoding dnaJ homolog subfamily B member 14-like yields MKHEPTPNKRTITKQNRLDVEKALRASDLYTVLEVTKTATVTEIKKAYKKKALLLHPDRNPDERAADAFKRVNRAYDTLINPLKKNAYDMTGRESDAAGSATHAEYFHEGDIGSVFEHLFQGFVGVDNPFMGAHRFSRSSSFNSNYFNQAGGNFSSGSQGPKFNLLFILVLAFTFFQILKAFFGGIDWSSPKYNLNATNDTPYGTMTENYKVPYYVNKRFESSYPHNSDARKKIEAEVDFAVYSAQCECNLKRLRRDLYFAQLTNNSLMERETRAKIRDVKKTNEACVICNKISSQYPSSVNKVLNRTSPVSD; encoded by the coding sequence ATGAAACATGAACCAACGCCAAATAAAAGAACTATTACGAAACAGAACAGACTAGATGTAGAAAAAGCATTAAGAGCTAGCGATTTATACACCGTTTTGGAGGTGACCAAAACGGCAACAGTAACTGAAATTAAAAAagcatacaaaaaaaaagcgtTATTGCTACATCCAGATAGAAACCCTGACGAACGAGCAGCAGACGCTTTTAAACGCGTGAACAGAGCATATGATACACTAATAAATccgttgaaaaaaaatgcttatGATATGACTGGCAGAGAATCAGACGCAGCGGGGTCAGCGACACACGCAGAATATTTCCACGAGGGAGATATAGGTAGCGTGTTCGAACATTTGTTTCAAGGATTTGTTGGCGTTGACAACCCTTTCATGGGCGCTCACAGATTTTCAAGAAGTTCAAGTTTCAATTCCAATTACTTTAATCAGGCTGGCGGAAATTTTTCGAGTGGTTCACAGGGACCAAAGTTTAATTTGCTTTTCATTTTAGTGCTTGCGTTCACCTTTTTCCAGATCTTAAAGGCATTTTTCGGTGGAATCGACTGGTCTTCCCCAAAATACAATCTTAATGCAACAAACGACACTCCTTATGGAACAATGACTGAAAATTATAAAGTACCCTATTACGTCAACAAACGATTTGAATCTTCTTATCCACACAATTCAGACGCcagaaaaaagattgaagCAGAAGTGGATTTCGCCGTGTACAGTGCGCAATGTGAGTGTAATTTGAAAAGACTGCGTCGCGATTTGTATTTTGCGCAACTAACGAATAATTCTTTGATGGAGCGAGAAACTCGTGCGAAAATACGAGatgttaaaaaaacaaatgaggCTTGCGTTATCTGCAATAAAATCTCATCACAGTACCCTAGCTCAGTTAATAAAGTGTTAAATAGAACGAGTCCGGTTTCTGATTAA
- the LOC142597891 gene encoding aurora kinase C-like, which translates to MISAIRACHKMNVIHRDLKPENILIDLDGRLKLADFGWAAHIPEEPDRRKTYCGTMDYLSPEIVRQEWYGKEVDIWCLGILCFELATGGPPFKYDVPEEIPCEEEKARRKQQYEIQYGDLEPKLLPFMSAEICDFLRHTLEKNPDLRMTPDEMLRHPFITKYNAREIENELYADTKFPDFPREARYEFSKEPISMLKNAHVHYVLKIGDFSQSEIAFVENDYLREP; encoded by the exons ATGATCAGCGCGATTCGCGCTTGCCATAAGATGAACGTTATACATCGAGATTTAAAGCCAGAAAACATTCTCATTGATCTTGATGGTCGGCTTAAATTAGCTGACTTTGGCTGGGCTGCGCACATCCCAGAAGAACCGGAC cGGAGAAAAACCTATTGTGGAACTATGGACTATTTATCGCCTGAAATCGTCAGACAAGAATGGTACGGAAAAGAAGTCGACATTTGGTGTCTGGGTATTTTGTGCTTTGAACTTGCTACTGGCGGGCCTCCTTTCAAGTACGACGTGCCAGAAGAAATTCCGTGCGAAGAAGAAAAGGCTCGACgcaaacaacaatatgaaATTCAATACGGAGATCTTGAGCCCAAGTTGCTTCCGTTCATGTCTGCAGAAATTTGCGACTTTCTGCGACACACACTTGAAAAAAACCCCGATCTCCGAATGACTCCCGATGAAATGTTGAGACATCCGTTCATAACCAAATACAACGCTCGAGAAATCGAAAATGAACTTTATGCAGACACAAAATTTCCAGA TTTTCCTCGTGAAGCTAgatatgaattttcaaaagaaCCAATAAGTATGCTTAAAAACGCACATGTT CATtatgttttgaaaattggcGACTTTAGTCAATCAGAAATTGCATTTGtggaaaatgattatttgaga GAACCATAG